The Carassius carassius chromosome 16, fCarCar2.1, whole genome shotgun sequence genome window below encodes:
- the LOC132159199 gene encoding vitelline membrane outer layer protein 1-like yields MHHFISVVFSLLIFTGLHVSVQSTGRRLERSSERHFRSLLTVSNGMHWGSWGRSEFCPDGTYAKGFNVKVERYDYFDNTALNAISLFCESKSEDASGIIRSDKGSFGQWIDYVQMCPNGFLTAFQLKVESSQGIDDDTAVNNIRFTCSGGHVMVGEGTPWGQWGKWSPTCQGTGICGIRTRIEEPQGFGDDTALNDVIMYCCD; encoded by the exons ATGCATCACTTTATTTCCGTTGTGTTTTCACTGCTGATCTTTACTGGGCTGCATGTGAGTGTTCAGTCCACAGGAAGACGTTTGGAGCGGAGCAGCGAAAGACATTTTCGATCATTGCTGACTGTTTCGAATGGGATGCACTGGGGATCATGGGGTCGAAGTGAGTTTTGTCCAGATGGAACATACGCCAAGGGATTTAATGTAAAG GTTGAAAgatatgattattttgataacaCTGCACTCAATGCGATTTCTCTTTTCTGTGAGAGTAAATCTGAAGACGCTTCAGGCATCATTCGGTCTGATAAAGGAAG CTTTGGTCAGTGGATAGATTATGTCCAAATGTGTCCTAATGGATTCTTAACAGCTTTTCAGTTGAAAGTTGAATCTTCTCAAGGAATTGATGATGATACGGCTGTAAACAACATCAG ATTTACCTGCAGTGGGGGGCATGTGATGGTGGGTGAGGGCACACCCTGGGGCCAATGGGGCAAATGGAGCCCGACATGTCAGGGAACAGGAATCTGTGGCATTAGGACACGGATAGAAGAGCCGCAGGGATTCGGAGACGACACCGCTCTCAATGATGTGATCATGTACTGCTGCGATTGA